A window of Chloroflexaceae bacterium genomic DNA:
ACATTCCGGCGACCGGCGGCCGCTTTCAGGGCATCGGGCGTAAAATCGGTCGAGGTGATCACGACGCCTTTGCGAATATCCTGGCGCTTCATGTCTTGCACCAGGCTCTCAATCGTCCCCGGACGGACCTTGTCGGCCACGCTCAGGCGCAGGAGAAACCGTTCGCCCTCGTACTCCATTTCTATGTCAAGATGCTTGTCTTTATCAATGAAGCGGTAATCCTTGAACGTAAAGCCCTTCTTGCGGTAGAGGGCGACCACATAGGAGCCAAGTTGCGGCAGCGAGAGGCCCTGCAGATCCTCCAGCGTGCGCACCACCCCGGGGCGTTCGAGGCGCCCGCCGCGCTCGGCGATCTGCCGCTGGGTTTCACGGTTGCGCTGCTCGGCGCGGCCCGCCATAACCGTGCCGAAGGCGGGAAAGGGGATCAAGGCAAAGAGCGAGAACGAGGCGTATACGAACATGAGCTCGTCGAAGCTCACCGGCGCCGGC
This region includes:
- a CDS encoding restriction endonuclease, which produces MSVDTKSEERASEAASAAQAEGGGQTARAPLMQRIGASFARVEWGQTLLVAALMALAWCALFLASNVLQILAGIVPVMAGLFLGRRVKGDYLTHGFVLGITGFLFGLALTAIYGALGQAGVVPMPVLQLRADGEPAPVSFDELMFVYASFSLFALIPFPAFGTVMAGRAEQRNRETQRQIAERGGRLERPGVVRTLEDLQGLSLPQLGSYVVALYRKKGFTFKDYRFIDKDKHLDIEMEYEGERFLLRLSVADKVRPGTIESLVQDMKRQDIRKGVVITSTDFTPDALKAAAGRRNVVTINGRTLFEIAEG